The Chryseolinea soli nucleotide sequence CGCAATACGTTGTTGGCTCGTTAGAAAATCTTTCCCCCATCTTTTCTCTATTTCCGCCTGCATGGCCTTGTAGAAACATTCAGCCTCGCCCTCGTATTGAAGACAGGTCCCGCTGTCATAGATATCGTCCATTACGCCGCATTCAATTTCCAATAATTTCCTCAAGGTCAACGTCGATTCAATGTTCATGGGAAAACTAATTGTCCGGCTGGAAATCAGTCTGTCGGCATGCTCTCTTCCTATTTCACAACCATCAAATTTTACTGCAACATCCTTTAGTTCAACTTCAATTTGCTTGATGCTGGTTTGTCCCAAAACACCGGTAAAACATACCAGCAGCAGAAGTATCGAAAGTACATACCCGGTCGCAGTCATATCCTCTTCAGTTGAGGTTCAACTTTATCAAAAAAGGCTTGATAGTCATTACCATTCTCCGGATCAGTAATTCTAGAGAACCCACAATTGTCAAAACAAATTCTTAAGTAATTTATGAACGTTGTATTGTGTTCTTCATTTAAAAATTGTCCATCAACGCTCGGTTTGTCTGTGAGTTTCAAAGAATAAGCCATTCCACCACTAATATTATCCTTATGCAAATAGTCGGCTGAAAGCTGCAGGGCAGCAACACCATCGTTCTCAAACCCTTCCGTTAATTCAAAAATGCCGTCTTCGCCGGCCACATAGGAAACAAGGTCGTCCAGACTCATTATTTGTATCGGGTCGGCGCAATTCCAAATAAAATTCTCATTTGTATCATAGTCCCATGCAAAATTGCAGGCTCCGACAATCTTATAAAAAGTCTTCAACGATTGAGGCACAAACCCAAACGGGATCATGGCTTTGTCTAATTTTGTCAACAGTTCGTCCGTATTTGCCAGTGGCTTTACCAAAGGTCTTTCAGAATTATAGTCGAACTTCGTTTTGAAAAGGTAGTTGATCGCCAAAAGTTCCTTGTAAATGACGTCAAGATTAAAGGCAACCCTTTCAAAAGTTTCTATAAGCACCTTTTCGACTTCGGGATAGTGACGCGACCGGAGTGCATCGTCGCCTAATTTTTCGATGTCAGCATAAACAGCTTCTGTTTCGCCGGTCAGATATCTCTCGTATAACGTCATTCAAAAGATGTTAAAATGTCAGCAGCAGTCGCGGGACGATCTGTCATAAAAAAAGGCAACCGTGCTTTACGATCGCCCTTTACCAAAAGTAAGAAATATACCCAAACTAAAACTTCGGCAATTCAAAAATAGTGCGTTTTTACCCGGTAACATTTCCAAAAATTACCTGAAGCCAATAGAATATTAGCAAGTATTGGGGCCAACGGGCGTCCGGCCGGTCTCGTTTGTATCGACAACCTATCGTCTCTCCTTCAGCCTTAGGACCGTAATCGACCACGGCTTGAATTGATATTCAAAATTTGAAGCGATACCTCCGAAAGTTGTTTCCTGGGGAATGAATTGGCGTGGTTGAGCAAAAGAGTTTTCATCCTCAGGCGAACCGGAAGAAAGTGTAATGGCCTTTCCCGTATTTTCCAGCGAAGCGTTGTTGATCGTTAAAAGAACTTTTCGCTTCTCCCCTGTTGCGTTCACCACTTTGATCACGATTTCGTTTGTCTTCTCATCGCGGCCCGCAATGCCGAAGAAGTCTTTGGGTTTGGTGTAGGTCATCAGGAGTTTTCCATCCAGGAAGCATTCCACGGTGTTGTTGTTCACGTGAAGCTCGATGGCATACCAGCGATTCAATTCAATAGCATTTTCAAGACGAACGGGTTGAGAAACGATGGCGTCGGCGCCTTTCGTCACACTTTCGAAGGCCGCGATCTTGTTCACCCAGGCGCCAATGTGCGCGCGGAGATAATTTTGATTGTCGCGCATCGCAAAGGGGATCATGAAGGCGTTGGTGCCACCGGTTTTCTTTGCTTTCACTTTCAGGACATAGCGATCAAACAATTTATCTTTTAGCGTCGCCAGTGGCCAGGCGCCATCCTGGGTCTGGGCCAGGACGTTGTCGTGTGTCGACCATTGCCCTCCTTCAAAATTCCATTCTTGCCCCGTTCCCAGATCACCCTTGTAAATCGTCTGGCCGTCTTTGATCACCTCGATGTCTTTATATTCAGCTTGTGTGTCCCACGTGCTGAAGCCAACGTTTCCCTGGAAGGCCGGCGTGTCGTTGTCAACGGGCGCATCTACTTTTGTCGTGAGGTTGATCGACGCTTTGTTCTCGTTCAGCATCTGGATGGCGTAATAAGAAATGCGGGCAAAGCTTCTTGCCTGGTCAAAGCGGATCAGGTTTACGGGCCAGTCGGTGTCGTTGATGTTCTCCAGGAGTGGTGCGTAGCTGCTCATCGTGATCAGGTCCGAGTTTCGTTCCAGGCCGAGTATGAACGTGGCGTCGTTGAGGGCTGCCGTCATGTTTCCCGAACCGACACCGCCGTTGCAGGCATATTCGCCTATGTATAGCTTCCAATCTTTCCGTTCGTATTTGTCGTACCAGTCAGGGTAGGTCATGGCCCAGCCGGCCGCTTTGTAGGCATGCTCGTCGGCCAGGTCCATTTTTTGGATCGACGCAATCGTGGGTTTGCTCAAATGCGCGATGCCCATGGCCGCTACGATTTCCAATTCAGGATACCTGGCGTTTATGGCCTCGTAAAAAATATTGAAACGCTTGCCGTACTTCTCTCCTACTTGCTCATTCCCCACTTCCACATAGTGCAAGGGAAAAGGTTCGGGATGCCCATTCCTGGCGCGCAACGCTCCCCAGGTCGATTCCTTGGGGCCGATCGCATATTCTATCGCGTTGAGCACATCCGCCAAAATGGGGCCGACATCTTTATCCTCCACATACACACCGCTCCTCATTTCACAAGCGATGCCGCAGTTGAAGACATACATGGCATTGGCGCCTATGTCTTCACAAAACTGGAGGAACTCGTGATAGCCCAACCCATCGCTCGACCAATATCCCCAGGGGCTGTAGGTTCCGGAGCGCTGTTCCACCGGACCGAGCGACCGGCGCCAGTTTGGAGCGCTCTGCGTGCTGATGCCTTCCACAAAACATCCCCCGGGCCACCGGACAAAAGCGGGTTTGAGATCTGCCAGGTATTGTGCGAGGTCCGGTCGCAAGCCGTTCTTCCTGTTCTTGAAAGTCCTTGTTGGAAAGAGCGAGACAAACTCCAGCCACACCGTGCCGGTCTCGGAGAAGGACAACTGAAATGTAGCCCTCTCATCAGAGGCTTTTGCGCTCAGCGTGGTGGTAAATTTTGTCCAGTGGAGCGCATTTATTTTTTCAAAAATCTTTTCGCTTAATATTTTTCCGTCTTGGCCCACTAGCCTGGCCGTGATGTTCCCTTTGTAATTCCGTGTGCGATTATAAAATGTCAGTTCATACGTCGCCCCTTCGTCGATGTTAATACCCCAAAAACCTTCGTTGACAACCGCCACCTTGCCAGCCTTCCCGATGCGGGCAATGTCTACCCGCAGCGATCGGGGCGTTTCTTTGTAGAGTGGGTTGGTGAAATCGAGTGCAATCGTTGCCTCTGAGTCTTGCGTCTGCAGGGACCATG carries:
- a CDS encoding alpha-L-arabinofuranosidase C-terminal domain-containing protein; the protein is MKRRLSSLLFIALWNLCPAQSPTIVVEGNKPGARVSAELHGIFFEEISHGGEGGLYAELIQNRGFEESRIPEGCTLDSGFIIPPRTPHYGAGRVVDWKMPFEAKTDYPAWSLQTQDSEATIALDFTNPLYKETPRSLRVDIARIGKAGKVAVVNEGFWGINIDEGATYELTFYNRTRNYKGNITARLVGQDGKILSEKIFEKINALHWTKFTTTLSAKASDERATFQLSFSETGTVWLEFVSLFPTRTFKNRKNGLRPDLAQYLADLKPAFVRWPGGCFVEGISTQSAPNWRRSLGPVEQRSGTYSPWGYWSSDGLGYHEFLQFCEDIGANAMYVFNCGIACEMRSGVYVEDKDVGPILADVLNAIEYAIGPKESTWGALRARNGHPEPFPLHYVEVGNEQVGEKYGKRFNIFYEAINARYPELEIVAAMGIAHLSKPTIASIQKMDLADEHAYKAAGWAMTYPDWYDKYERKDWKLYIGEYACNGGVGSGNMTAALNDATFILGLERNSDLITMSSYAPLLENINDTDWPVNLIRFDQARSFARISYYAIQMLNENKASINLTTKVDAPVDNDTPAFQGNVGFSTWDTQAEYKDIEVIKDGQTIYKGDLGTGQEWNFEGGQWSTHDNVLAQTQDGAWPLATLKDKLFDRYVLKVKAKKTGGTNAFMIPFAMRDNQNYLRAHIGAWVNKIAAFESVTKGADAIVSQPVRLENAIELNRWYAIELHVNNNTVECFLDGKLLMTYTKPKDFFGIAGRDEKTNEIVIKVVNATGEKRKVLLTINNASLENTGKAITLSSGSPEDENSFAQPRQFIPQETTFGGIASNFEYQFKPWSITVLRLKERR